Genomic window (Egicoccus halophilus):
GCTGTACGGCGAGATGGGCCGGACGCTGGCCAGCGTCAGCCAGCGGGCGGTCCCGCAGCGGCTGCTCGACGCCGGGTTCCGCTTCGTCCACGGCGAGCTGCGTGGGGCCCTGCGGGAGGCGCTGCGCCCCGCGGCGTGAGGGTCCGCGGCCCGGCCGCCGGACCGACCGGATGCGAGGGACGGTCGGCGGCCGTGGCACGCTTGCGGCATGCGCGTCCTGATGCTGACCTGGGAGTACCCCCCACACGTCGTCGGTGGGCTCGGCCGCCACTGCGCGGCGCTCGCCCGCAACCTCGTCGCGCAGGGCCACGACGTCCACGTCGTCACCCGCGGCCCGTCGTCGCACGCGGCGGCCGCCGGCGGCGAGGTGGGCGACGTCCCGCTCGAGGAATGGCGCGAGGGCGTCCACGTCGTGCGGGTGCCCGAGGCGCCCCCGGTCATCCCGTTCGAGGACCTGGTGCCGTGGGTGCTCGCGTTCAACAACCGGGTCCAGGCCGCCGCGGCCGGTCTCGCCCGCCGCTACGACGTCGACGTGGTGCACGCCCACGACTGGTTGGTCGCCTACGCCGCGGCCGGCATCAAGGAGGCGTTCGGGCTGCCGCTGGTGGCGACCGTCCACGCCACCGAGTACGGCCGCCACCAGGGCTGGCTGCCGGGCCCCATGAACAAGCTCATCCACCAGGTCGAGTGGTGGCTGACCTACGAGGCCCGCCGGGTCATCACCTGCTCGACCTACATGCGTGAGCAGGTGGAGGACATCTTCGCTCTTCCCGACGACAAGGTGGACGTGGTCCCCAACGGGGTCGCCGTGCGCGACTTCGCGCTCCCGGCCGACGAGGTGGCCGACTTCCGTCGCACCCTGGTCGGACCGCGCACCCGCATGGTGCTGTTCGCCGGGAGGCTCGAGTACGAGAAGGGGGTGCAGACGGTGCTGGAGGCCCTGCAGGAGGTGCGGGCGGCCGTCGGTCCGGTCAAGTTCTTCATCGCCGGGATCGGGACCTACTCGGCGACGCTGCGGCGTCGGGTCCGCGAACTCGGGCTGCGCCGCCACGTGCACTTCACCGGCTTCCTCGCCGACCACGAACTCCGCCTGCACTACGCGGCCGCCGACGTCGCGGTGGCGCCCAGCATCTACGAGCCGTTCGGCCTGGTCGCGGTCGAGGCGATGGCGTGCGGCACCCCCGTGGTGGCCGGCGACACCGGCGGGCTGCGCGAGATCGTCGCGGGCGGCTCGGGACTGAGCTTCCCGCCCCAGGACGCGGGCGAGCTGGCCGGTGCGCTGACCCGGGTGCTGGCCGACCGTGAACTGGCGCAGGGCATGGTGGCCCGCGCGCACGCACGCATCCGGGACCGCTACGACTGGGCGTCGGTGGCGGCCGCGACCGTCGGCGTCTACCACCGGGCGGTCGCGGAGGAGGCCGAACTCGCCGGTGGGGAGCAGCGACCCGCGCTGCGGCCGATCCTGCGGGCGGCCCCCATCCTGGCACTCGACGAGGCTGCCGGGTGAGCACGGCCCGCGGGCCGCAACGCACGACGTCGTTTGACGCGAACCGGGGAACGCGCTTTCGTAACCGGGCGGAACGGGGCGCCGCGGCGCTCGCCGTGCCCGCACGTCCCGCGCCGTCCGTCGGCCCCGCGGCCGTTGTCGTCCGTCGCCAGACCCCCGGGGGCTGCCGTGAGCACCGATCAGGCCCCGCCCGGGGCGCCTCCGACAGACGGGACACCTCCGACACCCGGGGCGCCGGCGACCGACGGGGCGCCTCCGGCCCACGGGGCGACACCGGTGACGCCACGACCGGGTCGCATCACCATCGCCGACGTCGCCCGCGCCGCCGGCGTGTCGCGCAGCGCGGTGTCCTTCGCGCTCAACGACCGGCCGGGCATCGGGACCGACACCCGCGCCCGGATCCTGCGCGTCGCCGACGAGTTGGGCTGGCGTCCCAGCGCCCGGGCGCGGGCACTGGCCAGCGACCGGGCCAACGCCGTGGGCTTCGTCTTCGCCCGCCCGGTCGAGCTGCTCAGTGCCGACCCGTTCTTCAGCCAGTTCCTCGCCGGACTGGAGATGGTGCTCTCACCGCTCGACCAGGCACTGGTGCTGCAGGTCATCACCGGCGGGCAGGAGGCCGAGGCGGCCGCCTACCGCCGTATGGCGCACGCCGGGCGCGTCGACGGCTTCGTGCTCACCGACGCCCGTGAGGACGACCCGCGCTTCGCGGTGCTCGAAGGGACCGGGCTGCCGGCGGTGCTCGCCGGTGACGCGACGGCCCAGACCCCCTACCCGACGCTGGGGCCCGACGAGTCGGCCGGGACCACCATGGCCGTGCGCCACCTGCTCGAGCTCGGCCATCGTCGCATCGCCTACGTGGCCGGCCCGTCCAACATGCAGCACGCCCGGCGGCGCCGCGACGCCTGGCACGACGCCATGGTGGCCGCCGGGCACGAACCGGACCTGCTGGTCCACAGCGACTTCACCGGTCCCGGTGGCGCTGCCGCGACCGAGCAGCTGCTGGACGGCCCGCAGCCACCGACGGCGATCGTCTACGCCAACGACCTGATGGCGACCGCCGGCATGGCGAGCCTGCACCGCGACGGCTGGCGGATCCCCGACGAGGTGTCGGTGATCGGCTACGACGACATCACGCTGGCCGCCCACACCTCGCCGCCGCTGACCACCGTGCGTCAGGACGTCGTCGGCATCGGCCGGCTGGTCGCCGCCGAACTGCTGGCGCGGATCGGGGGCGTGCCCGTCGCCACCCCACCGCTGCGCAACCCCGAGCTGGTCGTGCGTGACACCACCGCCCCGCCGCCCTCCGGACCCCCGCGGGCGCGCCGCAGCCGCGGCCGCTGACCGCCGGCACCCGGAGCCGCCGACAGCGGCGTCGCGGCCGCTGACCGCCGACGCACCGCGCTGGTGCTCAGGTGACGGTGTCGCACGCGGTGACGGCGAGCACGGTGGCGGTCTGCGGGTGGTGGGCGTGGAGGGCGACGCCGTGCCCCGCGAGGTGGGCGCCGCTCGCCGTCACGTGACCCTCGGCGTACCAGGCGGGGGGGCGGCCGCCGGCCGGGGGATCGGTCAGCTCGTCGACCAGCTCGACGCGGTAGCGACGCTCGGCGACGAGCCCGGGCAGCCGCACCGCACTCGCGCGCGCCCAGGCCGAGCTCGTCGCCTGGACGTGACAGAACAGCGCGCGCTCCGGCGTCACCACGCCGTGCACGAGCGCGTGCTCGTCGGGGTGGTCGACCCGCACGACCCGCCCCCCGTGCAGCACGGGACGCCACGCGCGGTAGCGGGTGATCGCGCGTCGCAGCTGGTCGCGCTCCTGCTCGCTGGTGCGGGTGAGGTCCCACTCGATGCCGAGGTGCCCGAAGAACGCCGTCGCGAGCCGCAGCGAGAGGCTGGTGGTCCGTGCGGTGGTGTGGGCCGTGGCGGGCCCGACGTGCGATCCGACCAGCTCCGGGGGCAGCAGCAGCGAGAGCGTGCGCTGGATCGCCTGCCGCTCGACCGGGTCGTTGGTGTCGGAGGCCCACACCCGGGAGGTGCGGGCGAGGATGCCGAGGTCGACGCGCCCGCCGCCGCCCGAGCAGCTCTCGATCTCCAGGCCGTCGTGGCCGGCCAGCACGTCGTCGATCAGGTCGTACAGGGCGTGCACGTGGGCGGAGGTGGCGGCGATCCCGTCACGTTCCGCGGCGACGTGGTCGCGGTTGTAGTCCCACTTGAGGTAGGCCGCGCCGGTCTCGTCGATCAGCGCGTGCAGCCGGTCGCGCAGCAGGGCGGCCAGGTCCTCGCGCGCGATGTCGAGCACGTGCTGGTTGCGCGTGGTCGGCCCCGAGGTCCGCGACAGCGCGACGGAGGGGTCGGCGCGGAACAGCTCCGAGTCGGGGTTGACCATCTCCGGCTCGAACCACAGCCCGAACTGCATGCCACGTTCCCGCACGCGCCGTGCCAACGGCGCGAGGCCCTCGGGGTGCACCTGTGGGTCGACGTACCAGTCGCCGAGACCGGCGGTGTCGTCGCGCCGGCCGAGGAACCAGCCGTCGTCGAGCACGAAGCGTTCGACGCCGAGCTCGGCGGCGACGTCGGCCAGCCGCTCGAGCGTGTCGGCGTCGTGGTCGAAGTACACCGCCTCCCAGGTGTTGAGGGTGACCGGGCGGGGCGTGCGGGGGTGCGAGGGGCGGGCGCGCACGAACGCGTGGAAGGCGTCGGAGACGCCGTTGAGGCCGC
Coding sequences:
- a CDS encoding LacI family DNA-binding transcriptional regulator → MTPRPGRITIADVARAAGVSRSAVSFALNDRPGIGTDTRARILRVADELGWRPSARARALASDRANAVGFVFARPVELLSADPFFSQFLAGLEMVLSPLDQALVLQVITGGQEAEAAAYRRMAHAGRVDGFVLTDAREDDPRFAVLEGTGLPAVLAGDATAQTPYPTLGPDESAGTTMAVRHLLELGHRRIAYVAGPSNMQHARRRRDAWHDAMVAAGHEPDLLVHSDFTGPGGAAATEQLLDGPQPPTAIVYANDLMATAGMASLHRDGWRIPDEVSVIGYDDITLAAHTSPPLTTVRQDVVGIGRLVAAELLARIGGVPVATPPLRNPELVVRDTTAPPPSGPPRARRSRGR
- a CDS encoding glycosyltransferase family 4 protein — translated: MRVLMLTWEYPPHVVGGLGRHCAALARNLVAQGHDVHVVTRGPSSHAAAAGGEVGDVPLEEWREGVHVVRVPEAPPVIPFEDLVPWVLAFNNRVQAAAAGLARRYDVDVVHAHDWLVAYAAAGIKEAFGLPLVATVHATEYGRHQGWLPGPMNKLIHQVEWWLTYEARRVITCSTYMREQVEDIFALPDDKVDVVPNGVAVRDFALPADEVADFRRTLVGPRTRMVLFAGRLEYEKGVQTVLEALQEVRAAVGPVKFFIAGIGTYSATLRRRVRELGLRRHVHFTGFLADHELRLHYAAADVAVAPSIYEPFGLVAVEAMACGTPVVAGDTGGLREIVAGGSGLSFPPQDAGELAGALTRVLADRELAQGMVARAHARIRDRYDWASVAAATVGVYHRAVAEEAELAGGEQRPALRPILRAAPILALDEAAG
- a CDS encoding alpha-galactosidase encodes the protein MTNEMRWLTGTRSALLVEAPEGRVPIVRAWGPAPVDDDAAGAVAASTPAQTQATVDAPLPLDLLPMHATGWQGSPALRGAFLDGTGWAPDLDAVTTIWSPDGLVTVADDTTRGLRLHVELRIDDHDVVRARAAVTNLRGGATPSGTSFPSRTPGLGRPRPAPPGPDDYRLDALRVTLPVGDRAREVLDVAGRWVREFSLQRHPWQVGRIERVNVRGRTSHEDPPLLLAGSTGCSDEAGQVWAAHLAWSGNSELRAERTADGFALLQLGEHLHPGEILLAPGETYVTPAVYAVASASGLNGVSDAFHAFVRARPSHPRTPRPVTLNTWEAVYFDHDADTLERLADVAAELGVERFVLDDGWFLGRRDDTAGLGDWYVDPQVHPEGLAPLARRVRERGMQFGLWFEPEMVNPDSELFRADPSVALSRTSGPTTRNQHVLDIAREDLAALLRDRLHALIDETGAAYLKWDYNRDHVAAERDGIAATSAHVHALYDLIDDVLAGHDGLEIESCSGGGGRVDLGILARTSRVWASDTNDPVERQAIQRTLSLLLPPELVGSHVGPATAHTTARTTSLSLRLATAFFGHLGIEWDLTRTSEQERDQLRRAITRYRAWRPVLHGGRVVRVDHPDEHALVHGVVTPERALFCHVQATSSAWARASAVRLPGLVAERRYRVELVDELTDPPAGGRPPAWYAEGHVTASGAHLAGHGVALHAHHPQTATVLAVTACDTVT